A genomic segment from Amphiura filiformis chromosome 10, Afil_fr2py, whole genome shotgun sequence encodes:
- the LOC140163010 gene encoding sorting nexin-17-like — MHFSIPDTEDFRDENGAAYTGYNLHVNGVFHCTVRYSQLFDFQEQVKKEYGTAFLGPHKFPPKKLLSLSPPQIDERRLKLEKYVQILSQDSRIANSDLFNGFLLSAQKETRKEDPTEVQLNVYLMNGHKITVDIMSTDQTDDCLEAVAAEVGLPDDFVYYFALFLMKRENDDDKGTIVRRIQDFESPFISMKAATGKHKIVLRKKYWDSAYDDELVDDRVALQLLYVQIVSDVERGWVEGTKEQLSRLEALKAKGSKKEYLKFARTLKFYGFIQFKSCKTDYPADNTPVMVCAGNKELIFRVAMQDGSCKEGVFRITRMRCWRITTVSHENNTSENEHDLELAFEYLVAKNKLQWITIASEQAILMSLCLQDMVDELVMKKKGARIKRPQDRIKGPQRIFKGRDGGVITASSSSTPVASPDPPSSPLTSPTEESPSKAFKGMESVKRISDKLQSVSVNSKSKGPGATVENDIFEGIGEDDL; from the exons GGTTACAATCTTCATGTTAATGGTGTCTTTCACTGCACAGTACGCTACTCACAACTGTTTGATTTTCAAGAACAGGTGAAGAAAGAATATGGCACTGCCTTCCTGGGACCACACAAGTTTCCTCCAAAGAAACTCCTCTCACTATCACCACCACAGATTGACGAGAGGCGGCTGAAACTTGAGAAATATGTACAGATCT TGAGTCAAGACTCCAGGATTGCCAACAGTGATCTCTTCAATGGGTTTTTACTCAGCGCACAAAAAGAGACAAGGAAAGAAGACCCAACCGAGGTCCAATTGAATGTGTATCTCATGAATGGGCATAAAATAACTGTAGATATCATGTCAACTGATCAAACAGATGACTGTCTGGAG GCTGTTGCAGCAGAAGTTGGGTTGCCAGATGATTTTGTTTACTACTTTGCTCTGTTTTTAATGAAGAGAGAGAACGATGATGACAAAGGCACAA TTGTCAGGAGGATACAGGACTTTGAGTCACCATTCATATCAATGAAAGCTGCCACAGGAAAACATAAAATAGTTCTTAGAAAAAA ATATTGGGACTCTGCCTATGATGATGAACTAGTTGATGACAGAGTGGCATTACAACTCTTATATGTACAG ATTGTAAGTGATGTGGAGAGGGGTTGGGTAGAAGGAACAAAGGAACAACTCAGTAGACTAGAAGCTCTTAAAGCTAAAGGATCCAAGAAAGAG TATCTGAAATTTGCCCGTACACTGAAATTCTACGGCTTCATCCAGTTCAAATCCTGCAAGACGGACTACCCGGCAGACAATACCCCGGTCATGGTTTGTGCCGGCAACAAAGAACTCATCTTCAGAGTCGCAATGCAGGATGGGAGTTGTAAGGAAGGAGTGTTTAGAATCACACGGATGAGATGTTGGAGAATAACCACT GTATCTCATGAAAACAACACAAGTGAAAATGAACATGACTTAGAGCTAGCCTTTGAGTACCTGGTAGCCAAGAATAAATTACAGTGGATCACAATTGCCAGTGAGCAGGCGATATTGATGAGTTTATGTCTGCAAGATATGGTAGATGAATTGGTGATGAAGAAAAAAGGAGCTAGAATAAAAAGG CCTCAAGACAGAATAAAAGGTCCACAGAGAATATTCAAAGGGCGAGATGGAGGTGTGATTACCGCATCCTCATCATCTACACCTGTTGCGTCACCTGACCCACCATCATCACCACTCACA AGTCCAACAGAAGAGAGCCCAAGCAAGGCATTCAAAGGCATGGAATCAGTCAAGAGAATATCG GACAAACTGCAATCTGTATCGGTCAACTCCAAGTCTAAAGGACCAGGGGCAACAGTTGAAAACGACATCTTTGAAGGCATTGGCGAAGATGACCTGTAA